In a single window of the Salvelinus sp. IW2-2015 unplaced genomic scaffold, ASM291031v2 Un_scaffold7245, whole genome shotgun sequence genome:
- the LOC112079215 gene encoding zinc finger protein 391-like translates to ERPDSEEPEPETSARRHHCSQCGKSFTRLLHVKRHEKTHTGEKPFHCSHCGQSFTRLYSLKRHERTKHTGEKPHDCSDCGKSFTQSWHLKMHKRMHTGEKPFLCSHCGKSFAQLGSQKEHERIHSGEKPFQCSHCGKNFTWIGNLKTHERTHTGEKPFHCSLCESVLLS, encoded by the exons GAGAAAGACCAGACTCAGAGGAACCAGAGCCAGAGACATCAGCAAGGCgacaccactgctcccagtgtggaaagagttttacccggTTATTACACGTGAAAAGACATgagaagacacacacaggagaaaagcccttCCACTGCTCCCATTGTGGACAGAGTTTTACCAGGTTATATAGCCTGAAAAGACATGAAAGGACAAA gcacacaggagagaagcctcacGACTGCTCCgattgtggaaagagttttacccaatCATGGCACCTGAAAATGCATAAGAGAatgcacacaggagaaaagcccttCCTCTGCTCccattgtggaaagagttttgcCCAGTTAGGGAGCCAGAAAGAACATGAAAGAATACACTCTGGAGAAAAGCCCTTCCAGTGCTCCCATTGTGGAAAGAATTTTACCTGGATAGGGAACCTGAAAACTCATGAGAGgacacatacaggagagaagcctttccactgctccttgtgtgaaagtgttttactcagttAG